ttcgggttgggtccgccggcgccaatttcggcccgaGCTGGCGAAAACTGGGCCCTTGAAGGTGCGACTGGGCCATTTTTTTGACGCCGGCGGCCAAAAAATCGCCTGGGGGACCTTGTTGAggtgcggctggagatgctctaagaatAAGGGCTTAGATGCTCGTAATTTACCATCGCAACGTGCACCGCCGCACTGGGATACACGTCAGTGACTGGATAAGCTAGACGTCAACTCACGATAGAGACACAAACATGCCTGGCCGGCCTGACATTCAGTGCCGTGTAACTTCTTTCCTTGGATTACCCGTTTGTGTCAACCGAGTTACAAGCGCCACTGCCTTGGGTGCAAGAAGCTTTACCACCACGTAAATGGAGCTCCCATCTCTGTCAAGGAATGGTGGAACGCCTCAGCGCGCAAGTCCAATCATTGGGTCGTGGTCATATTCATATCGCGGCACTAACTAGCAGTCTCTCTTTCCCCGCCGAGTCTAAGCCAGCTTTGACCGAAAGTGCCCCCGAAGTTAGTGTTCCTTGTTTGTTGCAATGCTTACTTTCTCTTAAAAAAGCGTGGATATGTAGTGGCGCAAAGCAAAACACATTGTGCATGCGCGCCCTGATTGATGTGCATGTCCCACCTACCACCCCTTCTGCACTCACCAGATTTGCATTCCAAGCAGTGGAGTACATCGACAAGGCAGCGCTGATCTAGCCATACTGTGTTTAGTTCAGTTTGAGAATGTATCTAATAAGCTGAAATTGTGGGCAAGGATTAACTGAACTCGCTGCATTAGGCAGCCATCATTAACTGAACGGTGCTTCTGCCTCTTCCCCCCTTCTCTCTATGTGCAGGAAAGATCACTGACTTCAGCAATGCGGACGTCGCGGTGGATCAGTACCACCGTTTCGAGGTGAGCACTACGTTACATCCACTGATCTGTATAGGAGTAGTGTTGTGTAGCGTAGGAGGTCTTGCGCATCTCGACGTGATTGCTGCTTTGGGAATGATGCATGGTGGTTTCTTGTCTGTCAGGAGGACATACAGCTGATGGCGGACATGGGGATGGACGCGTACCGCTTCTCCATCGCCTGGGCCAGGATCCTCCCAAGTAGGCCGCCCATCTCCACCTCAAATCATCAGATTTGTCAGTGATCTCAGCCAGACCGCTCTCTGCCCTGACATGTGCAAACGTTCTCTGAGTGTGTCTTTTTTCAGATGGCGTTGGTCAGGTCAACCAGGCCGGCATCGACCACTACAACAAACTCATCAACGCACTGCTCGCTAAAGGCGAGTGCAATCGCAACACGTACCTATCTGCATTTGTAGTCCTGCTTGATCGGCACTGACACATGTGAAATTCATACATATCTTGCAGGGATTCAGCCATATGTGACCCTGTACCACTGGGACCTCCCCCAGGCCCTGGAGGACAAGTACAACGGGTGGCTCGACAGGCAGATTGTGTGAGCACACGCCACCCTAGCTCTTAACCTGCAACTCTTCTTGCAACTTAACCAACGGTAGATTCACGGCTTACAGTAAGCGCATGATTTCTCCATGGTAAAAACAAATGGTTAAAAACGCAGGGATGACTTCGCGGAGTACGCCGAGACATGCTTCGCGGCGTTCGGCGACAGGGTGAAGCACTGGATCACGGTGAACGAGCCGCACACGGTGGCCATCCAGGGCTACGACGCCGGGCTGCAGGCGCCGGGGCGCTGCTCCGTGCTGCTCCACCTCTACTGCAAGTCCGGCAACTCCGGCACCGAGCCCTACATCGTCGCCCACAACTTCATCCTCGCCCACGCCGCCGTCTCCCACGCGTACAGGACCAAGTACAAGGTGATCGTCCGTGCAACCATCCCCATAGACGATGCGGATTCATATCCTGACCATGTCCACTGTCGCACTGTTGGAAACTGCTGCAGGCGGCGCAGAACGGGGAGCTCGGCATGGCGTTCGACGTGATGTGGTACGAGCCCATGTCGTCCGCCGCGATCGACGTCGAGGCGACCAAGCGGGCGCAGGAGTTCCAGCTGGGGTGGTTCGCGgaccccttcttcttcggcgACTACCCGGCCACCATGCGGAAGCGGGTCGGGGAGAGGCTGCCGAGGTTCACGGCGGAGGAGGCCGCGCTCGTCAAGGGGGCGCTCGACTTCGTGGGCATCAACCACTACACCACCTACTACACCAGGCACAACGACACCGACATCATCGTCCGGCTGCTCAACGACACCCTCGCAGACACCGGCACCATCAGCCTGCGTCAGTCACCTCTCTGAACCCCCCTCAAGTTTTTACCCTCCCGTTCGTGGTGGAAATGAGAATATTGATGTTTTTGGCGATTTGCAGCATTCAAGAACGGCAGAGCGATTGGGGATAGGGTGAGTCCGGCATGCACACATTATCTCCAAGATTATCGTGCTAATAAACTGTAAAACTGTATGTGATTGAACTGAAGAGTGATGCTACTATGCAGGCGAACTCGATATGGCTGTACATTGTGCCCAGAGGGATGAGGAGCCTGATGAACCATGTCAAGAACAGGTACAACAGCCCGCCAATCTACATCACCGAAAACGGTAAGAGCATGAGGAGCCTGGATTATGATCCTGCAGCTAAATAGATATGAGATTCAGCGCTCTAACAGTGTGTGATTGCTGATCATGCTGGTGCAGGGATGGATGACAGCAGCAGCCCCTTCATTGCCCTCAAGGACGCCCTCAAGGACACCAAGCGGATCAAGTACCACAACGACTACCTCACCAATCTGGCCGCCTCCATAAAGTATTGCACTCTACTACTACCACTTCTGAATTTCTGCCAATTTTCACATTGCCATGGCTGCATTTTTAGCAAAAAAAAGTGCACGGTTTGCGCAATGTTTGTTTCAGTAAGAGTCTTACGTGTTTTGGTGTGGTGGTTGATGCAGGGAGGACGGGTGCGACGTGCGCGGCTACTTCGCGTGGTCGCTGCTGGACAACTGGGAGTGGGCGGCCGGGTACACGTCCAGGTTCGGGCTCTACTTCGTGGACTACAACGATAAGCTCAAGAGGTACCCCAAGAGCTCGGTGCAGTGGTTCAAGAGCCTCCTCAGCTCCAGTTGAGATCGAGCTACGAGCACTTTGCTAGGTCATTGGTTTGTGCTCGTGTGCATGGTGTGGTTGCATGTATTGTCATCGTGTCTGTCTGTTGCTGCCAGTATGTTAGGATGATACACACGTCTGGGGTTTCAGAGTTAGAAGGTGTTGTCTTCATGGATTGTATAGCTTCTACTTGTGGTCCTTGGGCGTTTTCTTCGcaatatacacacacacacacaagggcAGACATATACCAATTGAAATATTTGTGTATACACACCGTGTCCAGTGGGTTTCCTGATAGTGCTGAACTCGCTTTTCCGTCTCCTATAAACATCTGAACTGTATTTCCGTTACAAGTAACGGAAAGGGGAATATCCTGGTTCAGAAAAAAATGTATACGCACACAGACACTCACACCAAAGTACAAAAtacctttttcttttctttctactactccctccgtttttaaatatttgtctttttagagatttcaaatggactaccacatacggatgtatatagacatattttaaagtgtagattcactcattttgcttcgtatgtagtcacttgttgaaatatttagaaagacaaatatttaagaacggagAGGGTAGAATACATCGTCACGTCCTGTCCAGCAAGCTCTCGCGTCGTTCTCCTCCCTGTGTCGGCCTTGCTGCTCGGCGTGAAGATCCGCGAGATCGATGACAGGTGGTTGAGGATGCGGGTGTGTTGGCACAGGGCGTCGCCATCCTAGGTGTGGCGGCCCTGGGTGTGGCACGCTCGGTTGCCGGTTAGACGGTCGGTCATCGTCGGTGGGTGCAGCTCAATCAACTCCAGAGCTGGTGACGGCCATAGGGCGGTGCGGTGCTACGAACGCACGACATGACTGATATGCACACGGTATGTGCCTAGGGACCTTCAAGCTTCAATGTTGTTGGTAGCCCGCCGCCGTTCCCCTAGTGGCAATGGTTGTGGCGGCTACTGCAGGTGGCCGGGAGGATCATAAGGATCCTTTACCTCTCGCATATAGTGGCTATTGCCTGTGGCTCGTACTGGCAATGTTGCGGGACGCGGCCGGAAGGCTGCTTTGTGGAGTTTGGCATCTCTCGCTGCGGCCAGTTTGCCTTTGTCATGCAATCTACGGATGGCGGCCTAGCGCAGAGGGTATGGTTGTGCAGCGACGGTTGTGGGATTTCTGGCCTAGCATATGAAGCTGCTGGGATTACGGAAAAATGGTGGCGAACACATGATTGACCTTGATTTGGTGGTGCTTTTTGCGACCTGGTCTCGAGCCCCTAGGCAAAACCTCGATCTGACCCGGGTTGGTTATACCTGACAATAGCGATATTTTTGCATCATTGctttgttgaaggcattgctcgtATATGCTCGGACTTATTCTTCAAGGTGAAAACTTACTAGCTAGCCTCTAGTGGTTGGATTCGAGGCGCTTCAGAGTCGTTACCTTATTGAAGGTATTGTTGTTGGAAAACTCCGCAATCATTGTGGTGTATGAGATAGTTGGTGTGGATATAGTTGTTGTTGTAGTTTGGTCCGTCGTTGTTTTGATATCCTCGAGGTACTCCCCTTTTTCCTTGCCTAGGCAAATATTCGATCTTgtatgactttgctatttgcCGGCGTGTTTTCTTTTTTGTGTGTGTATTCATTGATGTTGGTTGTGTGCATTCTAATTATGCAGATGTTAGATGTATGCCAATTACTTTTGTATCCTCTTAATGCTTCATTATGAGTCAATAAATCCAAAAAAACCAATAAATGTATCGTACAAAGAAATCCAAAGCATCGCCCTTTGGCGCGAACACTCCCACTACCACTACAATGAGAAATGACACGCCCTATCAAATCTTGAGTTCAGAATGGCAAGGAGGCGAGACACATGGCGTCAAGAGTGCTTCTTGAGCAATGTCGGGTACCTCCAATGGACTAGCGTAACTTTGGTACAAACCGAATCAACGCCTCCCTCATACGCCTACAGTAGTCGGCAAGTGGATGGCAGAACCGGCTGGACCTGAGAAATTTGTTGTCTTGGAAGCACTGGCAATGGTATACATTGCACGCTTGAAGTTAAACCCGAGCATAAGAACTGAAGACCAAAGGCCGAACTCGTAATGATCGAGATCGAACCCATGTAGACTGGCCTATAAAAGACGGAACTAAAATCGGTCATCAAAACTGAATGACCAGATTAAGTTCGGGGGGATTGCCCTTCTTCTCTGGATGACCGGATAACTTAGATAGGCCAAATTAACACAATTCTCTCGATGTTTATGGCACAACTAGCACAACTCCTCCTCTTCTATGGATGTTTATGGCACAATTTTGGTTGAATACACCTATTGCATACGAATTTTTGGGGCATACACCTGTTATACATACATGTTGTCTGAATTCTGCTTGCATACACCTGTATTGTAATGTGCATGAATCTAAGTTGTAGTGCGGAATTCCGTCTATTTGATTGGGATAGATCACCATCCTATAAAGACCGAAGACCAAATAGTGGGGAATTGAGAAGACCGAAATAATTTCGGTCATCTCAGTCGCTCGCCTAAGATGAGTCACTGAAGACCGTATTTTTGAAAGACCAAAATTACTGGACCGAGCAAATCCAAAAGATCGTACGCCCGGGCGTACCTAAAGCCGTGTGATGTCTACTGATGtttactacacaaccttcttcttatagacgttgttggacctccaagtgcagaggtttgtaggacagtagcaaatttttctaaagtggatgacctaaggtttatcaattcatgggagacgtaggatgaagatggtctcactcaaacaaccctgcaaccaaataacagagagtctcttgtatccccaacacacccaatacaatggtaaattgtataggtgcactagttcggcgaaaagatggtgatacaagtgcaacatggatgatagatataggtttttgtaatatgaaattataaaaacagcaaggtaactattgataaaagtgagcacaaacggtattgcattgcgttgaaacaaggcctagggttcatactttcactagtgcaagttctctcaacaataataacataattggatcatataactatccctcaacatgcaacaaagagtcactccaaagtcactaataacggagaacaaacgaaaagattatggtagggtacgaaaccacctcaaagttattctttctgatcaatctattcaaaagtctgtagtaaaataacacgaagctattctttccgttcgatctatcatagagttcgtactagaataacaccttaagacacaaatcaaccaaaaccctaatgtcacctagatactccaatgtcacctcaagtatccgtgggtatgattatacgatatgcatcacacaatctcatattcatctattcaaccaacacaaagaacttcgaagagtgccccaaagtttctaccggagagtcaagacgaaaacgtgtgccaacccctatgcataagttcacaatgttacggaacccgcaagttgatcaccaaaacatacatcaagtggatcacgtgaatatcccattgtcaccacagataagcacatgcaagacatacatcaagtgttctcaaatccttaaagactcaatccaataagataacttcaaagggaaaactcaatccatcacaagagaatagagggggagaaacatcataagatccaactataatagcaaagctcgcgatacatcaagatcgtgccaaaccaagaacacgagagagagagagagagagagagagagatcaaacacatagctactggtacataccctcagccccgagggtgaactactccctcctcatcatggagagcgccgggatgatgaagatggccaccggtgatggatccccccctccggcaaggtgccggaacagggtctcgattggtttttggtggctatagaggcttgcggcggcggaactcccgatcttggttatgttctgggggtttctgtatatataagaggttttggcgacggggacaagtcagggggggtctccgaggcggccacgaggtaggtggcgcccaggggggtagggcgcgccctccaccctcgtgggtgcctcgggactcttctggtccatctccgatgctccgtgggcttcttctggtccaaaaataatctccgtcaaatttcaggtcaattggactccgtttggttttccttttctgcaatactcaaaaacaaggcaaaaacagaaactggcactgggctctaggttaataggttagtcccaaacatcatataaaatagcatataaatgcatataaaacatcctagatggataatataatagcatggaacaatcaaaaattatagatacattggagacgtatcaagcatctccaagcttaattcctactcgtcctcgagtaggtaaatgataaaaacagaatttttgatgtggaatgctacctaacatatttatcaatgtaatcttctttattgtggcaagaatattcagatccataagattcaaaacaaaagtttaatattgacataaaaacaataatatttcaagcatactaacaaagcaatcatgtcttctcaaaataacatggccaaagaaagttatccctacaaaatcatatagtctggctatgctctatcttcatcacacaaaatatttaaatcatgcacaaccccgatgacaagccaagcaattgtttcatacttttgatgttctcaaactttttcaatttgcacgcaatacatgagcgtgagccatggacataacactatatgtggaatagaatggtgattgtggagaagacaaaaaggagaagatagtctcacatcaactaggcgtatcaacgggctatggagatgcccatcaatagatatcaatgtgagtgaataggattgccatgcaacggatgcactagagctataagtatatgaaagctcaacaaaagaaactaagtgggtgtgcatccaactcgcttgctcacgaagacctagggcattttgaggaatcccatcattggaatatgcaagccaagttctataatgtaaaattcccactagtatatgaaagtgacaacataggagactctctatcatgaagatcatggtgctactttgaagcacaagtgtggtaaaaggatagtagcattgtcccttctctctttttctctcatttttttttgtttttttgggccttctcttttttatggcctcttttttttcgtccggagtctcatcccgacttgtgggggaatcatagtctccatcatcctttcctcactgggacaatgctctaataatgaagatcatcacacttttatttacttacaactcaagaattacaactcgatacttagaacaaaatataactctatatgaatgcctccggcggtgtaccgggatgtgcaatgaatcaagagtgacgtgtatgaaagaattatgaaggtggctttgccacaaatacgatgtcaactacatgatcatgcaaagcaatatgacaatgatggagtgtgtcataataaacggaacggtggaaagttgcatggcaatatatctcggaatggctatggaaatgccataataggtaggtatggtggctgttttgaggaaggtaatggtgggtgtatggtaccggcgaaaggtgcgcgatattagagaggctagcaatggtggaagggtgagagtgcgtataatccatggactcaacattagtcataaagaactcacatacttattgcaaaaatatattagttatcgaaacgaagtactacgtgcatgctcctagggggatagattggaaggaaaagaccatcgctcgtccccgaccgccactcataaggaagacaatcaaaaaataaatcatgctccgacttcatcataTAACGgctcaccatacgtgcatgctacgggaatcacaaactttaacacaagtatctctcaaattcacaactactcaactagcatgactctaatatcaccatattcatatctcaaaaaaatcataactaatcaaacttctcatagtattcaatgcactttatatgaaagtttttaatatatccctcttggatgcccatcatattaggactaattttgtaaccaaagcaaattaccatgatgtttaggactctcaaaataatataagtgaagcatgagagttaatcaatttctataaaataaaaccaccaccgtgctctaaaagatataagtgaagcactagagcaaacgacaaactactccaaaagatataagtgaagatcaatgagtagtcgaataattgtgcaactatgtgaagactctctaacatttaagaatttcaaatattaatattttattcaaacatcaagcaaaacaaactaaaataaaatgacgctccaagcaaaacacatatcatgtggtgaataaaaatatagctccaagtaaagttaccgatgaacgaagacgaaagaggggatgccatccggggcatccccaagcttaggctcttggttgtccttgaatattaccttggggtgccttgggcatccccaagcttaggctcttgccactccttattccatagtccatcgaatctttacccaaaacttgaaaacttcacaacacaaaactcaacagaaaactcgtaagctccgttagtataagaaaataaatcactacttaggtactgttgtgaactcattctaaattcatattggtgtaatatatactgtattccaacttctctatggttcataccctccgatactactcatagattcatcaaaataagcaaacaacacatagaaaacagaatctgtcaaaaacagaacagtctgtagtaatctgtatcaaacatatacttatggaactccaaaaattctaaaataaattggtggacgtaaggaatttttctattaatcttctgcaaaaataatcaacctaaaagcactctccagtaaaaaatggcagctaatctagtgagcgcaaaagtttctgttttttacagcaagatcgcaaagacttcacccatgtcttcccaaaggttctacttggcacaaacactaattaaaacataaaaccacatctaacaaGAGGCGAGATagaatatttattactaaacattagcaaaaggcaaagaacaaaaataaaattgggttgccccccaacaagcgctaacatttaacgcccctagctaggcatgatgatttcaatgatgctcacataaaagataagaattgaaacataaagagagcatcatgaagaatatgactagcacatttaagtctaacccacttcctatgcatagggatgttgtgagcaaacaacttatgggaacaataatcaactagcataggaagacaaaacaagcataacttcaaaactttaagcacatggagaggaaacttgatattattgcaattcctacaagcatatgttcctccattataataattttcagtagcatcatgaatgaattcaacaatgtagccatcacataaagcattcttttcatgatctacaagcatagaaaatttactactctccacataagcaaaattcttctcattcggaatagtggagtatcataagaaactcgaatactataaattgtttccacattaaaagagtaatgatcagaaaaagggtaatcataatcatgacaagttttataaatataatcatcactactttttatagcataagtgtcatcacaataatcatcataagtagcaactttgttctcatcataatcgattgaaacctcttccaagatagtggaatcattactaaataaagtcatgacctctccaaatccactttcatcaatataaccatcataaataggaggcattctatcatcataataaatttgctcatcaaaacttgggaggctaaaagtatcatcttcattaaacatagcatccccaagcttgggacaaacattaattgcagcaaataaattctcaaacatgtcatcctcatcaaacatagcatctgcaagtttgggccttttcatatcataagcataatcactctcatcattaatagtatggatagcaccaatatatagtatagcaattatcatcatcacaatgagtaataggagcaacaacatttgggagggataccttttcacctttgcttctccgtcttttctttttcttcttcacattatgCGTGGGTTTAATCCTcattttggagctccttattaatgagatgggttgaatagaaggctcctactcgttacctgattcatcataagaaataataggaagatgttgggaagtctcttcctttcattagtattctcttcatcttctatttgttttctcgtctttatgtaattggcaatataaggattttcaatgcaattcaccgcacaatacataagaatttattctagatcaaaatcaagcaatctatcaagattaaattttggaatacgctcagttatacgtttcatttcttcataccccaaaagacgactaagctctttatgatgctcatgggtaatcaagttatcacaatttttggacacgatttgatcatgaaacaaatagcattggagctttaaatgaccatgttcattacaaagttcacaaggatggtgataaatattgaatctttcagcacaatcatctagcctttcttgcaaccatttagtttccaaatacttatgcctcttgcaaaatctatcttccctgtttggtgtgtacttgcaagctctatgtattccacaaaagttgacatgcttataagagacattttcatcatgactagtgcaatcatcattagtaccatggatattcaaagaattcatactaacaacattgcaatcatgctcatcattcaaatatttagtgccaaacattctaatgcattcttcttctaacattttggcacaattatcagaatccttattttcatttttttttcgAATACGCACGAGTGTGCGTATCATTCATTATAGAAGAAGGGGGTGGGGAGCCCCAAACCACCGGTACAACTAGTTATATTACATGTGGATCTGCTCCGGCCTACCCTGTACGTACAAGGAAAAAGAACCAACTACTCCGGTCCTGCCCGCTCCACCTGCGCCGCCTCGTCCCCTATAGTCAAATCACTGATTAGGCATGCCTTTACCCAAAGTGCTCCTTCTTCGCGTATTCTACTCAGCACTCGTGGCAATGAGGGTGTGGCCCCATTGAAGACGATGTCGTTCCTATGCTTCCATAGTATCCACATTGCCAGCAAGCAAAGTGCTCGCTTAGACCTCCTGTGATCTCTGTTAGCATCATGTCTCTCGCACCATCCGCTAACggtattgatgacccacaagtataggggatctatcgtagtcctttcgataagtaagagtgtcgaacccaacgaggagcagaaggaaatgacaagcggttttcagtaaggtattttctgcaagcactgaaattataggtaacagatagttttgtgataaggtaatttgtaacgagtaacaagtaacaagtgtaaataaagtgcagcaaggtggcccaatcctttttgtagcaaaggacaagcttggacaaactcttatatagagaaaagcgcccccgaggacacatgggaattatcgtcaagctagttttcatcacgctcatatgattcgcgttcggtactttgataatttgatatgtgggtggaccggtgcttgggtgctgtccttacttggacaagcatcccacttatgattaactcttattgcaagcatccgcaactacaaaagaagtattaaggtaaacctaaccatagcatgaaacatatggatccaaatcagccccttacgaagcaacgcataaactagggtttaagcttttgtcactctagcaacccatcatctacttattacttcccaatgccttcctctaggcccaaacaatggtgaagtgtcatgtagtcgacgttcacataacaccactagaggaaagacaacatacatctcatcaaaatatcgaacgaataccaaattcacatgactactaacagcaagacttctcccatgtcctcaggaacaaacgtaactactcacaaatcatattcatgttcataatcagaggggtattaatatgcataaaggatctgaacatatgatcttccaccaaataaaccaactagcatcaactacaaggagtaatcaacactactagcaacccacacgtaccaatctgaggctttgggacaaagatcggatacaagagatgaactagggtttgagaggagatggtgctggtgaaaatgttgatgaagattgaccccctcccgatgagaggatcgttggtgatgacgatgacgatgatttccccctcccgaagggaagtttccccggcagagcagctctgccggagccctagattagttccgccaaggttccgcctcgtggcggcggagtttcttcccgaaagcttgcttctgattttttcagggtaaaagacttcatatagcagaagatgggcaccggaggcctgccagggggcccacgaggcagggaggcgcacacagggggtagggcgcgcccccaccctcgtggccagggtgtgggccccctccggtattttcttcgctcagtattttttataaattccaaaaatgacttccgtgaagtttcagggcttttggagttgtgcagaatagatctccaatatttgctccttttccagcccagaaatccacctgccggcattctccctcttcatgtaaaccttgtaaaataagagagaataggcataagtattgt
This genomic window from Aegilops tauschii subsp. strangulata cultivar AL8/78 chromosome 4, Aet v6.0, whole genome shotgun sequence contains:
- the LOC109731643 gene encoding beta-glucosidase 6, whose amino-acid sequence is MGIKWPGQCGAAASLALLLVLLVAAPPRGCVAAAGSGGGGLTRGSFPKGFVFGTASAAYQYEGAVKVDGRGQTIWDTFAHTFGKITDFSNADVAVDQYHRFEEDIQLMADMGMDAYRFSIAWARILPNGVGQVNQAGIDHYNKLINALLAKGIQPYVTLYHWDLPQALEDKYNGWLDRQIVDDFAEYAETCFAAFGDRVKHWITVNEPHTVAIQGYDAGLQAPGRCSVLLHLYCKSGNSGTEPYIVAHNFILAHAAVSHAYRTKYKAAQNGELGMAFDVMWYEPMSSAAIDVEATKRAQEFQLGWFADPFFFGDYPATMRKRVGERLPRFTAEEAALVKGALDFVGINHYTTYYTRHNDTDIIVRLLNDTLADTGTISLPFKNGRAIGDRANSIWLYIVPRGMRSLMNHVKNRYNSPPIYITENGMDDSSSPFIALKDALKDTKRIKYHNDYLTNLAASIKEDGCDVRGYFAWSLLDNWEWAAGYTSRFGLYFVDYNDKLKRYPKSSVQWFKSLLSSS